A region of Lepus europaeus isolate LE1 chromosome 2, mLepTim1.pri, whole genome shotgun sequence DNA encodes the following proteins:
- the LOC133747814 gene encoding olfactory receptor 5H8-like has translation MENVTLLTEFVLTGLTYQPQWKIPLFLVFLLIYLLTIVGNLGLIALIWNDPHLHIPMYLFLGSLAFIDAWLSTTVVPKMLVNFFAKSKMTSLYECMTQCFSFVTSATTECFLLASMAYDRFVAICKPLLYPVIMTNRLCLRLLVLSFMGGFVHALIHEGFLFRLTFCHSNVIHHFYCDVIPLFKISCTDPSINFLIVFIFSGSIQLFTIVTVLVSYTFILFTILKKKSEKGMRKAFSTCGAHLLSVSLYYGPLLFMYVHPASPQADGQDMIDSLFYTVIIPVLNPIIYSLRNKQVIDSLTKVLKGNV, from the coding sequence ATGGAAAATGTAACCTTGCTGACAGAGTTTGTTCTCACAGGACTTACCTACCAACCACAATGGAAAATCCCCCTGTTCCTGGTGTTCTTGCTGATATATCTCCTCACCATTGTGGGGAACCTAGGTCTGATTGCACTCATCTGGAATGACCCTCACCTCCACATCCCCATGTATTTATTTCTGGGGAGTTTGGCTTTTATTGACGCATGGTTATCAACCACAGTAGTTCCAAAGATGTTGGTCAATTTCTTTGCCAAGAGCAAGATGACATCTCTCTATGAATGCATGACACAATGCTTTTCCTTTGTAACAAGTGCAACCACAGAATGTTTTCTCTTGGCGTCAATGGCTTATGATCGTTTTGTAGCTATATGCAAACCTTTACTTTATCCAGTGATTATGACGAATAGATTATGCCTCCGGCTCTTAGTCTTGTCATTTATGGGTGGTTTTGTTCATGCCTTAATTCATGAAGGATTTTTATTTCGATTAACTTTCTGTCATTCCAATGTAATACAtcacttttactgtgatgttaTACCTTTGTTTAAGATTTCCTGTACTGATCCTTCTATTAATTttctaatagtttttattttctctggttCAATTCAGCTATTCACCATTGTGACTGTTCTTGTCTCTTATACATTCATTCTCtttacaatcttaaaaaagaagtctgAAAAAGGCATGAGGAAGGCGTTCTCCACCTGTGGAGCCCATcttttgtctgtctctttatACTATGGCCCTCTTCTCTTCATGTACGTGCACCCTGCTTCTCCACAAGCAGATGGCCAAGATATGATAGACTCTCTATTTTACACTGTAATAATTCCTGTGTTAAATCCAATTATCTATAGTTTGAGAAATAAGCAAGTTATAGACTCACTGACAAAAGTGTTAAAAGGAAATGTTTAG